A genomic window from Triticum urartu cultivar G1812 chromosome 7, Tu2.1, whole genome shotgun sequence includes:
- the LOC125521102 gene encoding uncharacterized protein LOC125521102 — protein sequence MAGAGLALAWSKPPLDHLLPPRLGAMATILARSSPSPPRPPSGRSSGPDRRRRSPPSSRAARSSAGGTGASAGCGFTGDLEMSEEEAAALGRGTWAHVLYKLCKR from the coding sequence ATGGCCGGGGCGGGGCTCGCGCTCGCGTGGTCAAAGCCTCCACTTGACCATCTCCTTCCTCCTCGCTTAGGCGCCATGGCCACCATCCTCGCAAGATCCAGCCCATCTCCTCCGCGTCCGCCTAGTGGGCGTTCCAGCGGACCCGATCGGCGCCGTCGCTCGCCGCCCAGTTCGCGGGCGGCCCGCTCAAGCGCTGGTGGGACTGGGGCCTCGGCTGGCTGCGGCTTCACCGGCGACCTGGAGAtgagcgaggaggaggcggccgcgCTCGGCCGGGGCACCTGGGCCCACGTCCTCTACAAG